One window of Microbacterium sp. 1S1 genomic DNA carries:
- a CDS encoding MraY family glycosyltransferase, producing MKQYLFTIIVTAAITFVLTWAVWRLSLRFKLYPGIRERDVHTTPTPRLGGVAIFLGIVAAFAVSAANPFFQSIWTPPQTMWSILAAALLIAVIGVMDDLWDIDWMIKLGAQFLAAGIITVGGGLQILSLPFGDLIVVSSWLSITITMFAIVIVMNAVNFIDGLDGLVAGVCLISNGVFFAYSYIFTRDSGASSYFNLSTFLAAVLIGACLGFLPLNWSPAKLFMGDSGALVIGLLMATSAIAITGQMDPSALDPERLGRSQLVGAFLPILLPLLVVLLPLLDFGLAVLRRMSAGRSPFSPDRKHLHHRMLDLGHRDRDAVLIFYAWTAVISLAVLLMYVGAREDWPGQYLPGVAFGVVGIAACLVITLSPTRRRKTAAGAAPDPIPLEPR from the coding sequence GTGAAGCAGTACCTCTTCACGATCATCGTCACCGCCGCGATCACCTTCGTCCTGACGTGGGCGGTGTGGCGGTTGAGCCTCCGCTTCAAGCTCTACCCGGGAATCCGCGAGCGCGACGTCCACACGACGCCCACCCCGCGGCTGGGCGGGGTCGCGATCTTCCTCGGCATCGTCGCCGCCTTCGCGGTCTCGGCCGCCAACCCGTTCTTCCAGAGCATCTGGACGCCGCCGCAGACCATGTGGTCCATCCTCGCGGCCGCCCTCCTCATCGCGGTCATCGGGGTCATGGACGACCTCTGGGACATCGACTGGATGATCAAGCTCGGCGCGCAGTTCCTCGCCGCGGGCATCATCACGGTCGGCGGCGGCCTCCAGATTCTGTCCTTGCCGTTCGGCGACCTGATCGTGGTCTCGAGTTGGCTGAGCATCACGATCACGATGTTCGCGATCGTCATCGTCATGAACGCCGTGAACTTCATCGACGGCCTGGACGGTCTGGTCGCCGGCGTCTGCCTGATCTCCAACGGCGTCTTCTTCGCCTATTCGTACATCTTCACGCGCGACTCCGGGGCCTCCAGCTACTTCAACCTTTCGACGTTCCTCGCCGCCGTCCTCATCGGCGCCTGCCTCGGCTTCCTCCCGCTGAACTGGAGCCCGGCGAAGCTGTTCATGGGCGACTCGGGTGCGCTGGTGATCGGACTGCTCATGGCGACCTCCGCCATCGCGATCACCGGGCAGATGGACCCGTCCGCGCTCGACCCCGAGCGACTCGGCCGCTCGCAGCTCGTCGGCGCCTTCCTGCCCATCCTGCTTCCGCTGCTCGTCGTTCTCCTGCCGCTGCTGGACTTCGGCCTGGCCGTGCTGCGTCGGATGAGCGCGGGCCGGTCTCCGTTCTCGCCCGACCGCAAGCACCTGCACCACCGCATGCTGGACCTCGGGCACCGCGACCGCGACGCGGTCCTCATCTTCTACGCGTGGACGGCCGTCATCTCGCTCGCCGTCCTCCTGATGTACGTCGGCGCCCGGGAGGATTGGCCCGGCCAGTACCTTCCCGGTGTCGCCTTCGGTGTCGTCGGCATCGCCGCGTGCCTCGTCATCACCCTGAGCCCCACCCGCCGACGAAAGACCGCCGCGGGCGCTGCGCCCGACCCGATCCCCCTGGAGCCCCGATGA
- a CDS encoding F0F1 ATP synthase subunit gamma has translation MGAQLRVYKQKISSAQTTKKITKAMELIAASRIQKAMARVKASTPFARAVTRAVSAVATHSNVDHPLTREPETIRRSAVVIFSSDRGLAGAFNSQILREGLEVAELLREQGKEPVFYLVGRKAVGYFQFRRIEAAAEWTGDTDTPSFHTAEEISQTLLEAFNRGGEDGGVDEIHLVYNRFVSMMTQTPESVRLLPLEIAEADDSEAGSTVYPLYEFEPDAETVLDAILPVYIQSRVFNALLQSSAAKQAATQKAMKSASDNADKLITDYTRLRNNARQAEITQQIAEIVGGADALASS, from the coding sequence ATGGGCGCTCAACTCAGGGTCTACAAGCAGAAGATCTCTTCTGCTCAGACGACCAAGAAGATCACGAAGGCGATGGAACTCATCGCGGCTTCGCGCATCCAGAAGGCGATGGCACGCGTCAAGGCGTCCACCCCCTTCGCGCGGGCCGTGACGAGGGCCGTGTCCGCCGTCGCGACGCACTCGAACGTCGACCACCCGCTCACTCGCGAGCCCGAGACGATCCGCCGTTCCGCGGTCGTGATCTTCTCGTCGGACCGCGGGCTGGCCGGAGCCTTCAACTCGCAGATCCTCCGTGAGGGTCTCGAGGTGGCGGAGCTCCTGCGCGAGCAGGGCAAGGAGCCGGTGTTCTACCTCGTGGGCCGTAAGGCCGTCGGGTACTTCCAGTTCCGTCGTATCGAGGCCGCTGCAGAGTGGACCGGCGACACCGACACCCCCTCGTTCCACACGGCGGAGGAGATCTCGCAGACGCTTCTCGAGGCCTTCAACCGTGGGGGAGAGGACGGCGGCGTCGACGAGATCCACCTCGTGTACAACCGCTTCGTCAGCATGATGACGCAGACGCCGGAATCGGTGCGCCTGCTGCCGCTGGAGATCGCGGAGGCCGACGACTCGGAGGCGGGCAGCACCGTGTACCCGCTGTACGAGTTCGAGCCCGACGCCGAGACGGTGCTCGACGCAATCCTGCCGGTGTACATCCAGAGCCGCGTCTTCAACGCCCTCCTGCAGTCGTCCGCCGCCAAGCAGGCCGCGACGCAGAAGGCGATGAAGTCGGCCAGCGACAACGCCGACAAGCTCATCACCGACTACACCCGCCTGCGCAACAATGCGCGTCAGGCCGAGATCACCCAGCAGATCGCCGAGATCGTCGGTGGCGCCGACGCTCTCGCATCGAGCTGA
- the atpB gene encoding F0F1 ATP synthase subunit A — protein sequence MTPRLASSDGEFHGPSIDEFFPEILFHVGPIPVNRIHLIQFLSVIAVVLILWLGTRRMKVVPGRFQSLVEMGLGFVRGGIAHDLLGRKDGDRFLPILTTIFFMVLFMNITGIIPFLNMPGTAIIAVPLTLAVVSYVTFIYAGIKKSPKNFFKNALFPSGVPWPVYFIVTPIELISTFIIRPVTLTLRLLMNLVVGHMILVLCFAATQFFFFTAGGGWAALGIGTLAFGGAFTLFEVLVAVLQAYVFTVLTAVYIQLAVAEEH from the coding sequence CTGACCCCCCGACTCGCGTCCTCGGATGGCGAGTTCCACGGACCTTCGATCGATGAGTTCTTCCCGGAGATCCTCTTCCACGTCGGACCCATCCCGGTCAACCGGATCCACCTGATCCAGTTCCTCTCGGTGATCGCCGTGGTCCTGATCCTCTGGCTCGGCACCCGCCGCATGAAGGTCGTCCCCGGCCGGTTCCAGAGCCTCGTCGAGATGGGCCTCGGCTTCGTCCGCGGCGGTATCGCGCACGATCTGCTCGGTCGCAAGGACGGGGACCGGTTCCTCCCGATCCTCACCACGATCTTCTTCATGGTGCTGTTCATGAACATCACGGGCATCATCCCGTTCCTGAACATGCCGGGCACGGCGATCATCGCCGTCCCGCTCACTCTGGCCGTGGTCAGCTACGTCACGTTCATCTACGCGGGGATCAAGAAGAGCCCGAAGAACTTCTTCAAGAACGCGCTCTTCCCGTCCGGTGTTCCGTGGCCGGTCTACTTCATCGTGACGCCGATCGAGCTCATCTCGACGTTCATCATCCGCCCGGTGACCCTCACCCTGCGACTGCTGATGAACCTCGTCGTCGGTCACATGATCCTGGTCCTCTGCTTCGCAGCGACCCAGTTCTTCTTCTTCACCGCGGGCGGCGGCTGGGCCGCTCTCGGTATCGGAACCCTCGCCTTCGGTGGCGCGTTCACCCTCTTCGAGGTGCTGGTCGCCGTGCTGCAGGCCTACGTCTTCACCGTCCTCACCGCGGTCTACATCCAGCTCGCGGTCGCAGAAGAGCACTGA
- the cysK gene encoding cysteine synthase A, translating into MSGIHPDITTAFGNTPLVRLNRVTEGLGATVLAKLEYYNPASSVKDRIGIAMINAAEAAGELSPGGTIVESTSGNTGIALAMVGAARGYRVILTMPASMSKERRVLLKAFGAEIVLTDPTKGMKGAIEEVKRIVDETPGAVWIRQFENAANPQIHRETTAQEILRDTDGAVDIFIAGVGTGGTVTGTGQALKAAKPDVQVIAVEPKDSPVLTEGHPGPHKIQGIGPNFVPDVLDRDVLDEIITAEFADSLRVARELAAKEGLLVGMSSGAAVSAALTVAARPENAGKTIVVIIPDTGERYLSTALFEDLRED; encoded by the coding sequence ATGTCCGGCATCCACCCCGACATCACCACTGCTTTCGGCAACACCCCGCTCGTCCGCCTCAACCGCGTGACCGAGGGCCTCGGTGCCACCGTGCTCGCGAAGCTCGAGTACTACAACCCGGCGTCCAGCGTGAAAGACCGCATCGGCATCGCCATGATCAACGCGGCCGAGGCCGCGGGCGAGCTCTCCCCCGGGGGCACCATCGTGGAGTCGACGAGCGGCAACACCGGCATCGCGCTCGCGATGGTCGGCGCGGCCCGCGGTTACCGCGTCATCCTCACCATGCCGGCGTCCATGTCGAAGGAGCGCCGGGTGCTGCTCAAGGCCTTCGGCGCGGAGATCGTCCTCACCGACCCGACGAAGGGCATGAAGGGCGCGATCGAAGAGGTCAAGCGCATCGTCGACGAGACTCCCGGCGCGGTCTGGATCCGGCAGTTCGAGAACGCCGCCAACCCGCAGATCCACCGCGAGACCACCGCGCAGGAGATCCTCCGGGACACCGACGGCGCCGTCGACATCTTCATCGCCGGTGTCGGCACGGGCGGTACCGTCACCGGAACGGGACAAGCCCTGAAGGCGGCCAAGCCGGATGTCCAGGTCATCGCCGTCGAGCCGAAGGACTCCCCCGTCCTCACCGAGGGGCACCCCGGACCGCACAAGATCCAGGGCATCGGTCCGAACTTCGTGCCCGACGTGCTCGACCGCGACGTGCTCGACGAGATCATCACGGCGGAGTTCGCGGACTCGCTGCGCGTGGCCCGCGAGCTCGCAGCGAAGGAGGGCCTGCTCGTCGGCATGTCCTCCGGCGCCGCGGTATCGGCGGCGCTCACCGTCGCGGCTCGTCCGGAGAACGCCGGCAAGACCATCGTCGTGATCATCCCGGACACCGGTGAGCGGTACCTCTCCACCGCGCTGTTCGAGGACCTCCGCGAAGACTGA
- the epsC gene encoding serine O-acetyltransferase EpsC, translated as MGLIGRMREDVAAARLRDPAARTALEVALLYPGLHAIWAHRVSHALWRRRLRLLARAGSQVSRWLTGIEIHPGARIGRRFFIDHGMGVVIGETAEIGDDVLMYHGVTLGGRTRDVGKRHPTLEDGVAVGAGAKILGPVTVGARSVVGANAVVTKDAPADSVLVGVPAKPRQRTAGEDTRALLTAPDYSI; from the coding sequence ATGGGCTTGATCGGGCGAATGCGGGAGGACGTCGCGGCCGCGCGCCTTCGTGATCCCGCCGCGCGCACCGCGCTCGAGGTGGCGCTGCTCTACCCCGGGCTGCACGCCATCTGGGCACACCGTGTCTCGCACGCCCTCTGGCGTCGACGCCTCCGGCTCCTCGCGCGCGCCGGATCCCAGGTGTCCCGTTGGTTGACGGGCATCGAGATCCACCCCGGAGCCCGGATCGGTCGCCGGTTCTTCATCGACCACGGCATGGGCGTCGTGATCGGCGAGACGGCCGAGATCGGCGACGACGTGCTCATGTATCACGGCGTGACCCTCGGCGGGCGGACACGGGATGTCGGGAAGAGGCACCCGACCCTGGAGGACGGCGTCGCCGTCGGCGCAGGGGCGAAGATCCTCGGCCCCGTGACGGTCGGCGCACGTTCGGTCGTGGGCGCCAACGCCGTGGTCACGAAGGACGCCCCCGCCGACAGCGTGCTCGTCGGCGTGCCGGCGAAACCGCGGCAGCGGACCGCCGGTGAAGACACCAGGGCGCTACTGACCGCCCCGGACTACTCCATCTGA
- the atpA gene encoding F0F1 ATP synthase subunit alpha, producing the protein MAELSISPDVIRDALKDFAAAYEPTGAAATEVGTVIDAADGIAHVEGLPGVMANELVTFADGTKGLALNLDEHEIGVVVLGDFTGIEAGQEVTRTGEVLSVPVGDGYLGRVVDPLGNPIDGLGAIATEGVRELELQAPGVMQRKSVHEPMQTGIKAIDAMIPVGRGQRQLIIGDRQTGKTAIAIDTIINQKANWESGDVNKQVRCIYVAIGQKGSTIASVKGALEEAGALEYTTIVAAPASDPAGFKYLAPYTGSAIGQHWMYGGKHVLIIFDDLSKQAEAYRAVSLLLRRPPGREAYPGDVFYLHSRLLERCAKLSDELGAGSMTGLPIIETKANDVSAYIPTNVISITDGQIFLQSDLFNANQRPAVDVGISVSRVGGDAQVKSIKKVSGTLKLELAQYRSLEAFAMFASDLDAASRRQLSRGARLTELLKQPQYSPYPVEEQVVSIWAGTNGKLDTIEVEDVLRFERELLDYLRRNTKVLDTLRETNVLDDATVAELDKQTDNFLLEFQGGKGHAIGAPGHEEHAAAEAEDVNQEKIVKGRRA; encoded by the coding sequence ATGGCAGAACTATCGATCAGCCCCGACGTCATCCGTGACGCGCTGAAGGATTTCGCCGCCGCGTACGAGCCCACCGGGGCTGCGGCGACCGAGGTCGGCACCGTCATCGACGCCGCGGACGGCATCGCCCACGTCGAGGGACTTCCCGGCGTCATGGCGAACGAGCTCGTGACCTTCGCCGACGGCACCAAGGGTCTCGCGCTGAACCTCGACGAGCACGAGATCGGTGTCGTCGTCCTCGGCGACTTCACCGGCATCGAGGCCGGTCAGGAGGTCACCCGCACGGGTGAGGTCCTCTCCGTCCCCGTCGGCGACGGCTACCTCGGCCGCGTGGTCGACCCGCTCGGCAACCCGATCGACGGCCTCGGCGCGATCGCGACCGAGGGCGTCCGCGAGCTCGAGCTCCAGGCCCCTGGCGTGATGCAGCGCAAGTCGGTTCACGAGCCGATGCAGACGGGTATCAAGGCGATCGACGCGATGATCCCCGTCGGCCGCGGCCAGCGTCAGCTCATCATCGGCGACCGCCAGACCGGCAAGACGGCCATCGCGATCGACACAATCATCAACCAGAAGGCCAACTGGGAGTCCGGAGACGTCAACAAGCAGGTCCGCTGCATCTACGTCGCCATCGGTCAGAAGGGCTCGACCATCGCTTCGGTGAAGGGCGCGCTCGAGGAGGCCGGCGCTCTGGAGTACACCACCATCGTGGCTGCTCCCGCGTCCGACCCGGCCGGCTTCAAGTACCTTGCCCCCTACACCGGTTCGGCCATCGGTCAGCACTGGATGTACGGCGGCAAGCACGTCCTCATCATCTTCGACGACCTGTCGAAGCAGGCCGAGGCCTACCGTGCCGTCTCCCTGCTGCTGCGCCGCCCGCCGGGCCGCGAGGCCTACCCGGGTGACGTCTTCTACCTGCACTCGCGTCTGCTGGAGCGGTGCGCGAAGCTGTCCGACGAGCTCGGCGCCGGTTCGATGACGGGCCTTCCCATCATCGAGACCAAGGCGAACGACGTCTCCGCGTACATCCCGACCAACGTGATCTCGATCACCGACGGCCAGATCTTCCTGCAGTCCGACCTCTTCAACGCCAACCAGCGTCCCGCGGTCGACGTGGGTATCTCGGTGTCGCGTGTCGGTGGTGACGCCCAGGTGAAGTCGATCAAGAAGGTCTCCGGAACGTTGAAGCTGGAGCTGGCTCAGTACCGCTCGCTCGAGGCGTTCGCGATGTTCGCGTCGGACCTCGACGCCGCGTCGCGTCGTCAGCTCTCGCGCGGTGCCCGTCTGACCGAGCTGCTCAAGCAGCCGCAGTACTCGCCGTATCCGGTGGAGGAGCAGGTCGTCTCGATCTGGGCCGGCACCAACGGCAAGCTCGACACGATCGAGGTCGAGGACGTGCTGCGCTTCGAGCGCGAGCTGCTCGACTACCTGCGTCGCAACACCAAGGTGCTCGACACCCTGCGGGAGACGAACGTGCTGGACGACGCCACCGTCGCCGAGCTCGACAAGCAGACCGACAACTTCCTCCTGGAGTTCCAGGGCGGCAAGGGACACGCCATCGGCGCCCCGGGCCACGAGGAGCACGCTGCGGCCGAGGCCGAGGACGTCAACCAGGAGAAGATCGTCAAGGGTCGTCGCGCGTAA
- the atpE gene encoding ATP synthase F0 subunit C, protein MDATTVLAEINGHLAAVGYGLAAIGPAIGVGIVVGKTIEGVARQPELAGRLQVLMWIGIAFTEALAFVGIAVGFIPFPA, encoded by the coding sequence GTGGACGCAACTACGGTTCTCGCTGAAATCAACGGCCACCTCGCGGCGGTCGGCTACGGCCTCGCGGCCATCGGCCCGGCCATCGGTGTGGGCATCGTGGTCGGCAAGACCATCGAGGGCGTCGCCCGTCAGCCCGAGCTGGCCGGTCGCCTGCAGGTCCTCATGTGGATCGGTATCGCCTTCACCGAGGCGCTTGCGTTCGTCGGCATCGCCGTCGGATTCATCCCCTTCCCCGCGTAA
- a CDS encoding L-threonylcarbamoyladenylate synthase, producing MSTIFDCSDEAQLLAGMRNARQAIGRGDLIVIPTDTVYGVAADAFSPPAVQRLLDAKGRGRNQPPPVLVGTKETLAALAESVPEPVQSLVDAFWPGGLTIVLPAQPSLVWDLGETQGTVAVRMPEGRVVLELLAETGPLAVSSANLTGKAAAISALDAEKMLGDSVAVYLDDGMSKNGVASTIIDATSLVRRGSEGEAGVVRILRQGVVTREQLQEVLGDLLEPEQQDGDS from the coding sequence ATGTCCACCATCTTCGACTGCAGCGACGAGGCGCAGCTGCTCGCCGGGATGCGCAATGCGCGCCAGGCGATCGGCCGCGGCGACCTCATCGTCATTCCCACCGACACCGTCTACGGGGTCGCCGCCGACGCCTTCTCCCCGCCGGCGGTGCAGCGCCTGCTGGACGCCAAAGGGCGGGGTCGCAACCAACCGCCGCCCGTGCTCGTCGGCACGAAAGAGACCCTCGCGGCGCTCGCGGAGTCGGTGCCGGAGCCGGTCCAGAGCCTCGTCGACGCCTTCTGGCCCGGCGGGTTGACGATCGTCCTTCCCGCGCAACCGTCGCTGGTGTGGGACCTGGGGGAGACCCAGGGCACCGTCGCCGTGCGCATGCCGGAGGGTCGGGTGGTGCTCGAGCTGCTGGCGGAGACGGGCCCGCTCGCCGTGTCCAGCGCCAATCTCACGGGCAAGGCGGCGGCGATCTCAGCCTTGGACGCGGAGAAGATGCTCGGCGACAGCGTGGCGGTGTACCTGGACGACGGCATGAGCAAGAACGGCGTCGCCTCCACCATCATCGACGCGACGTCCCTGGTCCGTCGCGGGTCCGAGGGTGAGGCAGGAGTCGTCCGGATCCTGCGCCAGGGCGTCGTGACGCGGGAGCAGCTGCAGGAGGTGCTGGGCGACCTGCTCGAGCCGGAGCAGCAGGACGGGGATTCGTGA
- the prfA gene encoding peptide chain release factor 1, with translation MFESVQTLIDEHRRVQEELSDPAVHADAARAKRVNRRYAELSRIVAAHEAWTGAVDDLEAARELAREDEVFAAEIPSLEEGVQAAQERLRRLLIPRDPDDARDVIMEIKAGEGGAESALFAADLLRMYVQYAASKGWKTELLERNESDLGGYKDVQVAIKGSSSDPAQGVWAHLKYEGGVHRVQRVPATESQGRIHTSTTGVLVFPEVDEPEEIHIDQNDLKIDVFRSSGPGGQSVNTTDSAVRITHVPTGIVVSMQNEKSQLQNREAAMRVLRARLLAKQQEELDAAASDARKSQIRGMDRSERIRTYNFPENRIADHRTGFKAYNLDQVMDGALDPIIESAIAADEEARLAAVGSDG, from the coding sequence GTGTTCGAGTCCGTCCAGACTCTGATCGACGAACACCGCCGGGTACAGGAGGAGCTCTCCGACCCGGCGGTGCACGCCGACGCGGCACGCGCGAAGCGCGTCAACCGTCGGTACGCCGAGCTGTCGCGCATCGTCGCAGCGCACGAGGCCTGGACGGGTGCCGTCGACGATCTGGAGGCGGCACGGGAGCTCGCGCGCGAGGATGAGGTATTCGCCGCGGAGATCCCCTCCTTGGAGGAGGGCGTGCAGGCGGCGCAGGAGCGCCTCCGACGACTCCTCATCCCGCGCGATCCCGACGATGCGCGCGACGTGATCATGGAGATCAAGGCGGGGGAGGGCGGTGCGGAGTCGGCGCTCTTCGCTGCGGACCTGCTGCGGATGTACGTGCAGTACGCCGCGTCGAAGGGGTGGAAGACCGAGCTGCTGGAGCGCAACGAGTCCGACCTCGGCGGCTACAAGGACGTCCAGGTCGCTATCAAGGGCTCCTCGTCCGATCCGGCGCAGGGGGTCTGGGCGCACCTGAAGTACGAGGGGGGAGTCCACCGCGTGCAGCGCGTCCCCGCGACGGAGTCACAGGGGCGCATCCACACCTCGACCACCGGCGTGCTCGTCTTCCCGGAGGTGGACGAGCCCGAGGAGATCCACATCGACCAGAACGACCTGAAGATCGACGTGTTCCGCTCGTCGGGCCCGGGCGGTCAGTCGGTCAACACGACCGACTCCGCGGTGCGTATCACGCACGTGCCGACGGGCATCGTCGTTTCGATGCAGAACGAGAAGTCGCAGTTGCAGAACCGCGAGGCCGCGATGCGTGTGCTGCGGGCTCGACTCCTCGCCAAGCAGCAGGAAGAACTCGACGCGGCCGCCTCCGACGCGCGCAAGTCGCAGATCCGCGGCATGGACCGTTCGGAGCGCATCCGCACCTACAACTTCCCCGAGAACCGGATCGCGGATCACCGGACCGGGTTCAAGGCGTACAACCTCGACCAGGTCATGGATGGCGCTCTCGATCCGATCATCGAGAGCGCGATCGCCGCCGATGAAGAGGCACGCCTGGCCGCTGTCGGCTCCGACGGCTGA
- the prmC gene encoding peptide chain release factor N(5)-glutamine methyltransferase — translation MPDLSLAAAVRAAAQRLADAGVPDPLVDAELLVGHVRGQRRGEVQAAVVRGDRLPDEDAVALDALVARRARREPLQHLTGTAPFRHLELAVGPGVFVPRPETETVVQYAIDALLGSGEPSPIGVDLGTGSGAIALAMATEVPHSRIYAAEISPEAHDWARRNVEGVDNLTLVLSDLAAAFPELDGTATVVISNPPYVPDQAIPRDPEVRLFDPALALYGGEDGLDVVRVLSTRALRLLRPGGTLVIEHGERQGVAIRELLAADGWRAAATHRDLTLRDRATTAVRP, via the coding sequence ATGCCCGACCTCTCCCTCGCTGCGGCCGTGCGCGCCGCCGCGCAGCGTCTCGCCGACGCCGGTGTCCCTGACCCCCTCGTCGATGCCGAGCTGCTCGTCGGACACGTGCGAGGACAGCGCCGCGGCGAGGTGCAGGCCGCCGTCGTCCGCGGCGATCGCCTCCCCGACGAGGACGCGGTCGCGCTGGATGCCCTCGTCGCCCGGCGCGCACGCCGCGAGCCCTTGCAGCACCTCACCGGTACGGCGCCGTTCCGACACCTGGAGCTGGCGGTCGGCCCCGGGGTGTTCGTGCCGCGCCCCGAGACCGAGACGGTGGTGCAGTACGCCATCGACGCCCTCCTCGGCTCGGGGGAGCCGTCGCCGATCGGGGTCGACCTCGGCACGGGGAGCGGTGCCATCGCGCTCGCGATGGCCACCGAGGTCCCGCACTCCCGCATCTACGCCGCCGAGATCTCTCCGGAGGCCCACGACTGGGCGCGCCGGAACGTCGAGGGCGTGGACAACCTCACGCTCGTCCTCTCCGACCTGGCCGCGGCGTTCCCTGAGCTCGACGGCACGGCCACGGTCGTCATCTCGAACCCGCCGTACGTTCCGGATCAGGCGATCCCGCGGGATCCGGAGGTCCGGCTCTTCGATCCCGCCCTCGCGCTCTACGGCGGGGAGGACGGCCTCGACGTCGTCCGGGTGCTCAGCACCAGGGCGCTGCGCCTGCTCCGGCCGGGCGGCACGCTCGTGATCGAGCACGGCGAACGGCAGGGCGTGGCGATCAGGGAACTGCTCGCCGCCGACGGCTGGCGTGCCGCGGCGACGCACCGCGACCTGACGCTGCGCGACCGTGCCACCACGGCCGTCCGACCCTGA
- a CDS encoding F0F1 ATP synthase subunit B: MLNALVTNLAAEGEAANNPLIPAWYDIIWSGFWFLIILIVVWKVALPRLTKMLDERSAAIEGNIAKADEAQKQAEAALEEYTRQLAEARTEAGEIREAAREDGKKIIAEAKETAASEAARLTATAHTQIEAERQTALVSLRSEVGSLALDLAGGVVGETLSDDARATAVVDRFLADLEASEKAAQ, encoded by the coding sequence ATGCTGAACGCTCTTGTCACGAACCTCGCGGCTGAGGGTGAGGCGGCCAACAACCCGCTGATCCCCGCGTGGTACGACATCATCTGGTCGGGCTTCTGGTTCCTCATCATCCTCATCGTCGTGTGGAAGGTCGCCCTTCCCCGACTGACGAAGATGCTCGACGAGCGGTCCGCCGCCATCGAGGGCAACATCGCCAAGGCCGATGAGGCGCAGAAGCAGGCGGAGGCGGCTCTCGAGGAGTACACCCGCCAGCTCGCCGAGGCGCGCACCGAGGCCGGGGAGATCCGAGAGGCCGCCCGTGAGGACGGCAAGAAGATCATCGCCGAGGCGAAGGAGACCGCGGCCAGCGAGGCTGCACGCCTGACCGCCACCGCGCACACGCAGATCGAGGCGGAGCGCCAGACGGCCCTCGTCTCCCTGCGCAGCGAGGTCGGTTCGCTCGCTCTCGACCTCGCCGGCGGCGTGGTTGGCGAGACGCTCTCCGACGACGCTCGCGCGACCGCCGTGGTGGACCGCTTCCTCGCCGATCTCGAAGCATCCGAGAAGGCGGCTCAGTAA
- a CDS encoding F0F1 ATP synthase subunit delta has translation MGSATAQALAASTQTLAAAKDVTLETARELFAAARAVGDSSQLSGALADPSAPVSARQNVVSAVFGQYGSATQDVLRTAVAERWSNASELIDGLEELAIRAATIAESGADIEGELFGFSRVIAANPELELALGSRLGGEDAKAALVERLLADGSASAPTALIVTSLVRQPRERRVRQLLSRAMRIVSSQRGRLVATVHSATQLSDAQRTRLEQTLSQRYGGQVSLNVVIDPSVVGGLRVQIADDVIDGSISARLADLRQKLAG, from the coding sequence ATGGGCAGCGCGACCGCTCAGGCACTCGCGGCATCCACTCAGACGCTTGCCGCAGCGAAGGACGTCACTCTCGAGACCGCGCGGGAGCTCTTCGCCGCCGCGCGTGCCGTGGGCGATTCGTCTCAGCTGAGCGGCGCGCTGGCTGACCCCTCGGCTCCGGTCTCGGCGCGGCAGAACGTCGTGTCGGCGGTGTTCGGGCAGTACGGCTCCGCGACGCAGGATGTCCTGCGCACCGCGGTGGCCGAACGCTGGTCGAACGCATCCGAGCTGATCGACGGTCTCGAAGAGCTCGCGATCCGGGCGGCGACCATCGCCGAGTCCGGTGCGGACATCGAGGGGGAGCTGTTCGGTTTCTCCCGGGTGATCGCGGCGAACCCGGAGCTCGAACTCGCACTCGGCAGCCGGCTCGGGGGAGAGGACGCGAAGGCCGCCCTGGTCGAGCGTCTCCTCGCAGACGGCTCCGCCAGCGCTCCGACGGCACTCATCGTCACGTCCCTGGTGCGTCAGCCGCGTGAGCGCCGCGTGCGTCAGCTCCTGAGCCGGGCGATGCGTATCGTCTCGAGCCAGCGCGGTCGCCTCGTCGCCACCGTGCACTCGGCGACCCAGCTCAGCGACGCGCAGCGCACGCGACTCGAGCAGACGCTGTCGCAGCGATACGGCGGCCAGGTGTCCCTCAACGTCGTCATCGACCCCAGCGTCGTCGGAGGCCTGCGCGTGCAGATCGCCGATGACGTCATCGACGGCAGCATCTCCGCACGACTCGCCGACCTTCGCCAGAAGCTCGCGGGCTAA